The genome window ATTAGCGGTTAGCCAGTGGTGGCTTAGTCTTCAAACACTAGTAGCTCATGGCTAATCGCTGATCGCTAATGGAGGGAAATAACTATGGCAAATCTCAAAGTCATTCGCGATCGCATTCAGTCGGTCAAAAATACCAAAAAAATCACGGAAGCAATGCGCCTTGTGGCTGCTGCTAAAGTGCGTCGAGCTCAAGAGCAGGTAATCGCAACCCGTCCCTTTGCTGATCGCTTGGCACAGGTGCTGTACGGTTTGCAAACTCGCCTACGGTTTGAAGATGTAGACCTACCTCTGCTGAGAAAGCGCGAAGTCCGTACTGTGGGTCTGTTAGTGATTTCGGGCGATCGCGGTCTCTGTGGAGCTTATAACTCCAACGTAATCCGCCGAGCTGAAAATCGGGCCAAAGAGCTGAAAGCAGAAGGCCTAGATTACAAGTTCATCATGGTTGGCCGCAAATCCTCGCAGTACTTTCAGCGCCGGGACCAACCGATCAGCGCTAGCTACACAGGTTTAGAGCAAGTGCCCACGGCTCAAGAAGCCTCGGAAATTGCAGATGAAATCTTGTCGCTGTTTCTCTCAGAGACTGTCGATCGTATTGAGTTGGTTTACACCCGCTTTGTGTCTTTGATTAGCTCTCGGCCTGTGATTCAGACGCTGTTGCCTCTTGATCCTCAGGGTTTAGAGACACCCGATGATGAGATCTTCCGGTTGACCAGTCGCGGTGGACAGTTCCAAGTAGAACGCTCCAGAGTTAGCGCTGAAGCCAGAGCGCTGCCTCGCGACATGATCTTCGAGCAAGATCCAGTACAAATCTTGGATGCTCTCTTGCCTCTGTATCTGAACAATCAGTTACTACGGGCTTTGCAAGAGTCGGCGGCTAGTGAACTGGCAGCTCGAATGACGGCCATGAACAATGCTAGTGAAAACGCTAGTGAGTTGATTAGTGGTTTGACTTTGTC of Trichocoleus sp. FACHB-46 contains these proteins:
- a CDS encoding F0F1 ATP synthase subunit gamma, producing the protein MANLKVIRDRIQSVKNTKKITEAMRLVAAAKVRRAQEQVIATRPFADRLAQVLYGLQTRLRFEDVDLPLLRKREVRTVGLLVISGDRGLCGAYNSNVIRRAENRAKELKAEGLDYKFIMVGRKSSQYFQRRDQPISASYTGLEQVPTAQEASEIADEILSLFLSETVDRIELVYTRFVSLISSRPVIQTLLPLDPQGLETPDDEIFRLTSRGGQFQVERSRVSAEARALPRDMIFEQDPVQILDALLPLYLNNQLLRALQESAASELAARMTAMNNASENASELISGLTLSYNKARQAAITQEILEVVGGAEALG